One segment of Babesia bigemina genome assembly Bbig001, chromosome : II DNA contains the following:
- a CDS encoding V-SNARE protein,putative, whose protein sequence is MAIYQCEDELDRLLLQLKASLHNFEQLDEQQQSDRFSEALLLIERAKVAEVNYQQEIDVLKAQTKQSHLMRLHEKQQKFKELKDKLAELRTVVEQNELNQFEKLKESGHLTHAQKLIAWGDDIQDKTQSSINRMRTLTITSEKLGAEVTQDLERQTESLYRVGRTINAVEENVVTANATLKQIAKGILRERLVQILIALTVLMAIATVLLIVYRGNGT, encoded by the exons ATGGCTATATACCAATGTGAAGACGAGCTTGacaggctgctgctgcagctgaaaGCATCTCTTCACAACTTTGAGCAACTAGACGAGCAGCAGCAAAGTGACCGGTTCAgcgaggcgctgctgctcatCGAAAGGGCGAAGGTTGCAGAAGTCAACTACCAACAAGAAATCGACGTTCTAAAGGCGCAAACTAAGCAGTCCCACCTCATGCGGTTGCATGAAAAGCAACAAAAATTTAAGGAGCTGAAGGATAAGCTTGCAGAACTCAGAACCGTTGTAGAGCAAAACGAGCTCAACCAATTTGAGAAACTCAAGGAGTCCGGACATTTGACTCACGCTCAGAAACTTATCGCATGGGGTGACGATATTCAGGACAAGACACAG AGCTCCATTAACAGAATGAGAACACTTACCATTACCTCAGAAAAGCTCGGAGCAGAAGTGACGCAGGACCTTGAAAGGCAAACCGAAAGTCTTTATCGCGTTGGGAGGACTATAAATGCCGTTGAAGAAAATGTTGTGACCGCGAATGCAACCTTGAAGCAGATCGCAAAGGGTATCCTTCGTGAGAGGCTTGTGCAGATTCTAATAGCACTAACGGTGCTCATGGCTATAGCCACTGTGCTGTTGATAGTATACCGCGGTAACGGCACGTAG